The following is a genomic window from Canis lupus familiaris isolate Mischka breed German Shepherd chromosome 10, alternate assembly UU_Cfam_GSD_1.0, whole genome shotgun sequence.
ACAATGCACAGATTCCATAGTTAGCTGCGTGGGAGCCACTCACACTGGCCAGGGCTGGCCTCCTCTTCTCAGCATCCCTCCTATGGTGATTATGTTACTGAAAAAAACAAGGTTCTCAGATTTTATTAATTGGTAGTATGAACAAGCTACTAGTTTCATAAGAAACTAAAATTGGAGcctttaagacttaaaaaataaatataatgtttattaTCATGGTTTAAAAGACACAGTGATCATATTTTATGCCCTGAAAGTTTCTTGGGCacagtgaaaaactgaaacaGCCCACAATCCCATCCTTTTGGGATTTAAGGTATCATTATGTCAAATATTGTGggttatataaaaacattttaaagggtGCATTGTTTCCCCCTCTCAACCTGTCCAATGTGCCCAAGAAACTTAAGATTATTGTGATAAAAGGTTTCCAGTAACAAGTATCTCATGACATTACCAAGATGATATTTCCTGATGGAATGAGTCTTTCAGGAAGTgcatggaattatttttaaaatctcattaccACATGAAGTGATAACTAATGAAACTCTATTTGGTGATTTTTAAGGTAATATGTTATCAAACTAGCCATCTGTGAAGTGTCCTGCCATTAAGTAGGAAACACTGGGTAGAGGGTGGCAAGTTGGCAAGTCGTCTCTGTCCTGGGTGATGAGGGAAGATAACATAAGGAGAGAGACAACATGGGCTCTGGCAGAAGCAagcgcgcgcgcacgcgcgcgcacacacacacacacacacacacacacacacacgcgcgcgcgcggcTGTGCAGCCAGGCAGGCGGCAGGTTCTATAACCTGTAGGAATCTGTCCCCGGAAGGTTTTGGAGAGGATTATGTGAGGTCAGGTAGGTCAGTACCTCCTCTTCCCTCAGCAGGAAAGGCCAGCTGGAGTGCAAAGCCAGCAGGCTCCTCCTTCCCACAAAGGCCCCACTGGCCCTGCTTCCTTTCTGCAGGCTGTTCCCCCTGCAGCAGCCTCAGCCCACCCCTTGATGGCTGAGCCCCTCTCTTTGAGGACAAACACCTTAAGGCAGCTGTCACCCAGGGTCACTCCTGAAAAAGCCTGCGAACTTCAGACCAATTTCCCATTCCTCCAATGTCACATTCCTCCAACGAAGGGCCCGCgttagactttttaaaatcattcactTCCAGAATCATCCAGAAGCACAGATTTCAAGACAAGCCGGGTGAGTGGGAGCAAGCAGTACAAGGGGCAATTCTTTCAACCCACAGATAAAAACACAGGTCAGCTTTCCTGCTCCACCCTACCTCACGTAATTACCTCACTGATCAAACCCAGGACTTGCAGTTCTCCTCAGCCGTCAAGGTGTTGGTTTTTCAAGCCCGAAGAACCCTCAGAATGATCGCGAAGACTTGAGAAGTAAGCATTCAACGCCTTAGCAGAAGACCAGCCATGACAGCCAGCACAGGGGTTTTGCAGGGACAGAGGTCATTGTGGTCAGAGTTTCTGAGAAGTTAAGCTCCTTGCCCGGCCTCATGCCCTCAGGGGCTGGAGTGGGCCTGAGCCCAGGACCATCCGCTGGGTGCGCTCAGGCAGTGCAAGCGCAGGGCGAGCTGAgtagagaggaggcagagaaggctTGTCCTTTGGGTTTatggagggggtggtgggtgaGCGAAGCCCATGTCCACACAGAAGACATAGTCATTCTCACCTGGGAGTAATTGCATTTGCAAAAGCAGTTCATCTTGCCTGTTCTCTTAAGTCCCCACAGGCAGAAAATCAAAACCCAACGTTTTATGAAGTGTTCACGCGTTGTTCCTCTAGAACGCACCCATTCTGGTGGTGACCCTTAGAGGACGCCTGGGAGACATGTCACCTGTGCAGTCTTAGGTAACTTCCTGAGTCATCAGCTACAACCATGGAAGCCAGAACCACAGGCACAGAGGAAGCCGCGAGTCCTGTCCTgtggtttattgtttttttcttgctttattcccATAAGAACCCAAGTAGCTGAAACAAGAGAACTAAAATGGACCATGTCCACTTATAACCCTTTTCCCCTCATTGTAGTAATGGTCTTCTCCTAGTTGGCAGGAATAAACTTAATACTTGCAGGAGAAAACGTAAGGGACCTTTCTGCTAACagggaaaatacatttctccGAGGAAGTTCCCTGGCAGGGGCAGTCCCTGCATCAGCTTGTCTCTCTAACAGTGACTTCCTTCTGCTACCCCTAGTTTAGCAGAGGCTATTGGAACCTGCATGGCGTGGGCCTCCAGGGTTGTGGAAAAGAAACTGGGCAAGATATACCCAGGCCCCTGGGAGTCTGCCTGCTGCCCACGtcgctctctgccccttcctgagGAGGCCATTTTCACGGGGGCTTATTAAATCATTATGAGGTGCATAAAATTATGGTCTTAGGTTAAAATGTAAGCTTGATGGCCCCTTGCACCCAATAAGATGGCTactatcaaagaaagaaaataacaagtgtcaaCAAGGATGAGGAAAAATCGGAGCCCctgtgcagtgttggtgggaatgcaaagtatgggaaacagtatgacgggtcctcaaaaagttaaaaatggaactactctgtgatctagcaattcctactgtatgatccagcaattccacctctgtgtgtatctctgaAAGAACTGAAGGCCAATTCTTGAAGAGGATTTGTACacacatgttcacagcagcagcatTCATagtagctaaaatgtggaagcaactcaagtttccattgatggataaatggctaaacaaaatgtggtatctaCATTCAATGGAATATAGTTTGGCCTTCACAAAGGTAGGAAagtctgatacatgctacaacatgggtgaacttgatgttaagtgaaataagccaaacaacaacaacaaaaggcaaatagtgtatttaatttaatttaaattaaatgtgagGTACCCAGAGTAGTCAAATTTGTAGAGATAGGAAGTAGAATGATGATAGGAAGTAGAATGATGGAAGTAGAATGATGATGATAGGAAGTAGAATgatggctgccaggggctggggtggggagggaatggGAAGTTGTTGTTTAGTGGGTACAGAATTTCAATTTTACAAGAGAAAAAATTCTGTGGATGGTTGCCCGACAACATGAGTGTACTCAGTGCCACTGAACTGCGTGGTTAAAAGTGGTTGCAATGGTAAATTTTGTTGTGTGTAGACAtacaaaatttggaaaacaaaaaacatttggggaaaaaaatgtaaacttgaCACAAATACTGAGCACCATACTAGAAGTGGATGCCAGGCTTGTGACTAAAGCCCAGCACCTGCCAgattctctttctgttcctcactCCTCATTGGGGCTACATTTGCTCATGGGTGTGCATGAGGATCCCCTTCCACCAATTCATGCTGATAAATATCTTTACAATAGAACCCACTTAGACTTCACTCAGTGAAGGAGTTTGCCAAGTTCAGTGGGCAGGCAACTGTCATTCTTCCACGTGACTACCAAAATCCCCCTCCTCCCGACAACATTTTTGCCCTTGACTAACTACCAGTGCCTCCCTGCTGAGGTATGaggtaggaaaatatttttaactccaGATGGTAACTTGAAGCCAGATTTCTCCAAGAGGACACATGAAGACAGAAACTTTCTAGAATGAACAATGCAGTTGCAGCGATGGGATGCTGGGTGGTGGGCTTGGCACATCCTATGCTGCAGCCTGTAGAATCACACCTCTGGGCCACCCTCTCAGTTTCCAGAGGCAGGACCAAGCCTGCTCTTTGCAGAGATCAGATTGGTCCATTTCATCAGAGAAAGAAGCTCTTGTCTGAAGCGCGTGTACCCAGGGAGGGTGAAGGCAGAGTTATCTCACCAAGGATGCCGGGGACACAGGTCCTCTGCTTAGCCTTGGAAATGAGAAGTTTTTAGGGGTTAGGCCAACATTTAAAACTCCCAGCCATTTACCTTTCTAAGGAAGTACCCCAGAGTCCTTCCTGTTGAGAGTCAGATTTTACATCTGTCCCTCTGCCTAAAGCCCAGAGGCGGCGTGGGAAGACTGAGCTCACTAAAAAGAGGGGGTTGATATGTTGGCTGGACCCACTCCCAACCGAGAAGTTAATGCTGGGTGTGCTTGCTCCTTGTCCCTTGAAGGTCTCTGTAGTTCCCTCGTCCCGGCCACAGTCTCCAGACCAGCTCCTCTCCAGACAGGCCAGCGACGCCAGTGTCTCCCCCCGCACCTCGGACAGCAGCTTGGCACCCGTGGCTGATTTCGATTACCCTCCAGAATTCTCCTCCTGCCTGGACAACTCTGCAGCTAAGCACAAGCTCCTGGTTAAGCCCCGCAACCAACGGTCCAGCAAGATGAGGCGGCTGTCTTCGGTAATTGGGCTTCGTCCTCCACGCAGAGGCAGGACAGGCAGGCCCTGCGGCACCCCCGCTCCCGccacccctgcctctctcctctcaggGTCATGTGCCCCTTCCGAGAAACCCCCACAGCCGGTGGGGCATCCGCAGGAGCTGGAGTTGCTCTTCCTTTTCAGTATAGGTCAGATATGTCTCTTCCCCACATAAATATGCCACGTGTTCAGGGCAGCAAATCCTACAAAGCTGCTACGTGCTGTGGGTGCCTTGCCTTGCCCACGGCGCTCCGCATAAGGCCTGTACTCCCGGCCTGGAACAACCAGGCCCTACCTGCCTCTCAGACTgcctcctattctctctctctctctctctctctcagcactTTGATGCCTGCTATATCCACTGCTTGAGACACTCTTCTCCTGGCTTGCTCCTTCTCAGTCTTTGGGTCTCGGCTCCGAGGTCCTCTCCCGCAGAGAGGCTCACCTGACCAGCCTATGGAAAGCATCCCTACCTTCCCACCAGCATGTTCACTTCCTTCATAGCACTGGCCATGCACAGAAGTGACCTCTGTGAATGTGTGAGCTCACTTCTTATAGCCAGTCTTTTTGAGACCTCGTCCCAGCCCATAGGGCATGCTAGCTACAAAGCTGGCATTCAGTTTGCattggttggatggatggatgaatgagggAATGAGCCGGTGACAGAGAAGCTGATGCACTAGCGTGGACTCCTGCCTTGGGTGAGGACTCTTTTAGTGGTATGGGGATTGTGCCCCTGTGAGGACCGGCCACCCCCCACTTTGGTCATGCTGCCTGCGTAGTTGTCAGCTCATGGTGCTAGGAATCAAGAACTCATTCATGCAGTGCTTTGGCCTTATAGTACCAGTGGGTTAGAGGTCCACATAAGATTGTTGCCTTCTCTGCTGCCTGGTGGTGCCCACAGTGTCTCAGCCCTGGAGGAGCTGAGAGCAGGATGTGGGGCCAGCATGGCCACAGAAAATGACAGTGCTGACAGAGAGATGCTCACAGCCCaacattctcttcctcctttcctggaGACAAGATTGTGGGGTACCAATGAAGTGCCCAGGACAAGCTAGGTACTCAGCTAGGATCAGTGGGCTGGGGCCTCTCAGGATTCCAGGGACTCCCTGGAAGTAGTGGGTTTTCCTTTGGGCAAGGTGCTTTTTAAACTCTTGGCAGCAGGGTTGACTTTAGAAGGGACTAACACTGGAGAAAGTAGTGAGCTGTGATTACCCTCAGGCTAATGTGTCCTTTTGTTAGCTGAGCTTTATTCCCGTGGAGATGTCTTTTGCCTCGGCAAGAGCACACATAACTAGCCACAGCCTGGCCAGGCTTTGTGGCAGAGGGAAGCCCAGGTCGTACTCCACGTGGAAATGGGGCATCCCCATTCGCTGTCCGCTGGACAAAGCTGctcctctcattctttcttgaCATCTTAACTTGGTTTAGCTCTTGATCCCCATTTTTTAGAAtaacagaaattctgatttaggCCATCTGGGAAAACATGTCTTGATTTAAACTCTCATTTATCTATCCTCCCTTCTTCTTTGCTTCCCCTTCTTGGTAGGGAGCAGGCATGGATACCTTCAGTTTTTGACTGGGCAGCAGTGTTGGCTAGTGGTCACAAGTGTCATTCTTGGGTTCTGAGGTGGAGGCCTCTGGTCTCCCTTTGTCAGGAGCACCCTTTGCCCTTGGTCACAAGGTCCCTCCTCCCCACTATGAGGACTTTCCTGGGACTCTGGCCCCTCTTGGGGGATCAGGGTGCTTGCATATGTTCCCACTTCTGCTCTCAGGGTGAGGAGGAGTGTCCACACTGCCCCCTCTTATACCTTGGGACTTCAGGAGAGATTCATGGCCCACCTCCCCCCGGCatctctctctgagtctccagTTTAGTCTCCCTGCTACTGTCCACATTCTGTCCTCTGTCTGGGCAGAACAGCTGTCCAGTCCGGCCAGGCATTCTCCAGCTCTGTCGTCGGTGGGGTAAACCCTCTACTCCACACCATCTAGGCTCAGAATCTTCTGGAGCTCTGGAGGGAAAAAAGGTTTGGGGGCGGGCTTTTCTTACCTTAAAAACTCTATCTTGGCACAATTCACAAACAAACCAACCTTGGCTTTTAAGACTGTGATATTTAATACAAGTTAGAAAAACACAACCAAGAGTGCATTTGTCCAGATTCTTCTGCCCTGCCAGCACAGAGGTCAGGAAAGACCAACACACACAAGACAAATGCTGGCTGTTATCTCAGTATTTTATGCTGCTGCTCAGAACCATGCCCTGTAGTGCGGCTCTGACGCGCTGGAAGCAGAACACCCACGACTATTTACACCAGCGTCACCACCCTGGCTGGTCCTCATCCCAACCCAGACAGTGCCAGGAGCAGGGGAGTAGGAGCAGCATGATTATATGAGTAGCCTGGAGTTGTGGCTGACAGAGCTGCCAACTCTGGTCTCAGAGTCTGACATTACTTACGGGCAGTGTCCTCTGCCCAGAGATGACACGGATGCTGCCCCAagactcttccttccttccagtaaGAGGAGGCAGATGTGCAGGCACCCATGACAGTCTCCATCTTGGTGCAAGCTGAGCAGTGGGTcctctgctccctcttcctccagaGGGTTGTGAGGGCCCAGAGAAGGAGGTGAGGGGAAGTGGCGGTGGAGATTGAGTGGGTATATGGAACCTTCCTGAATCAGAAGCTGCTTTGTTCCTTGCAGAGGCTCTGCTCGGTGTCCAAGTCTTTGCTCCATGCTGCCTTCGTCCTGCCCGGCCCTTCACTCTTACCTCCTTGTAGCTGTGAGTGGCTCAAGGTGGGATGTGTCCAGCCAGGCCTGCTTCTCAGCTTTATGCTCATCTAGTGAGGGTTGTGATAGTTTTAAAACGTGACCCACATCCTAAACAGGTTTCAACATCAGTGATTTCCTGTAGTCACAAAAGACAGGTAACACCTTTTAAATCTGCAGCTTTTGAAAATTCTTCTATAGATTTCTTTGCATATCTTCATCTTTTCAAATCAAGGGGAATAGGATTGTGCATCTCGGCAAGAGTTAGCTTAGGTATTGTCACAAACATCCCAGTTACCCCGTGTGCTGTTAGCAAGCAGATGCCAGctggaaaatgttaaaataatgccagcaaacaaacaaacaaaacacaaacactcCTGCACGTTTCTTAACataaagaaaggggggggggggcgtctaatgtcctgaactttttttttttctttcatgaagatAGAAGTGTTTTCTGATGTCCTGAACTTTTCAAAAAGATTGACCTCAACACCCTCAAGCTTTTGGTCATTTTCTCATAGTGCTTTTGAATAATTTATGACTACCTTGATCTCCTTCCTGAGCAAGCAGCTGATTTTGGGTATGGCAAGGAGGAAGCTGGactaaatttaaattccagagacttcagaagaaaaatacGGGGCAGTGTTTGATTGTCAAGCCAGTAGGGCTTCAGGAGAAGAGGAGCACCATAAGCTTCAGGGAATAGGCAAGACTTCCTATAGGATTGGAGTCCTGAGACCATTCTTGGGGGGATGCTGGTAGTAGTACATGCTGGGGGTGTGGGGAAGGAGGAGCTGGCCAGTCATTCAGGCCCAGAATGTGGCATATTCAGTAGTGGGCTCTCGGCTTGACCTGAGCAGGGAGTGAGAGAATTTTAAGACCAGAGAATATAAGATCTTTGATTTAGCTGAGAAGTTTGGATTTTTTCCTTCATCTATGGTCTGGAATTTTTCTCTTACAAGTTGTGGTTTGCTCTGGACTGTTTGATGTGATATGAATCACCCTTCAGGCAAACCATTCTCCCTTCCTCATGAGGCCCGTCCCTGGAGATGAGAGCAAGGAGATGGGACATAGCTCCCAGGCAGCACAGGGTCATAGAGAAGAGCACCAGCCCTGCAGCTAAGCTAATAAGCTTAGTCTTGACCAAGGTGTGGACCTCTCTGAGCTCCCAGTTTTCCAAgtgcaaaaaaggaaataatcttttTGCTTATTGGGATGAATcaagagtaaatgaaataataggtGTGGAGTGCAAAGCACAGCAGACATCCAGCCAATTTGATCCCCTTTGCTTCATTCACTCTTTAGAGCAGTGTCCACCGGTTTGTGGCTCGGCCACTAGAGCCTTAAGCATACTATTTACTATAAGGGCATAGCTGCCACTATTCTGCTGAAAGCTGAACTCCTAAGACTGGTAAGGGAAGGATTAAGAAGAGACACAATGTGTGAATGTCTGCCTAGGTGCCAGCCTTAGAGGCACACTGCTTCCTTTAGACCATATTAAGCCTTGTGCAAAATGGAAAGGTCGTGGGCTTCCTGATATCGGACATAATGATGCTGTCTTTTGTCCTCTCTGTTTCTCCAAGCGAGCACAGTCTGAATCCCTTAGTGATCTGACGTGTaccccagaggaggaggagtaTGATGAGAAGTCATTACCCAGAGTCAACACAGAAGAGAGTCCCAATTCTGCACAGCAGGACACGGTAGCGGACAGAAGCCCAGAGCCCCGGGGGCCGGTCACCGTGCTGCAGCCTGGAGGGCCTCGGGCTCGGCGGGCCCGCCTGCAGCACTGCCCAGCACTCAGTGCCAgcgccgaggaggaggaggagagcttcCTTGGGGATAACCCCGCAAGCCGCCCGGCCACCCCTGAGGTCCCCGAGCCCGAGGCCGTCGCAGCCCCCTGCCCGGAGTCCACATCTCTGCCCGAAGGCTCCCCGCACCACAATCCCAAGAGCGAAAACCAGGGGGAGGAGGTGTCCCTGGAAAGCACGTGTCCCCCGGCCAGGGAAGCAGCGGATGAGGTGGCTTGCGCTTCTGGAGATGTGGAGATTCGGTTATCTCCCTCCATCCCCGAGGGGGACGCGGCCCCTGCCGAGACTGCGCCCGCCACCACCTCGGACGGTGCCCCTGGTCCAGACGCGCCCGACCAAAGTGTCCaggtggagctggagctggagctgacGCTGGAAGCGCCGGGGCCcgagggagcagggaagggatgTCCCGAGGCCCCGagcgccccgagccccccggcCCCCAAGAGCTGCTTGAAGCACAaggccccggcggccccggcggccccggcggccccggcggcgAGCGCGAGCCCCGGCGAGCCCCCCGCGGAGGAGCGCCCTGCCGGGGCCCTGGACGCCGAGCACCCTGGGCCCGAGCACCCTGGGCCCGAAGCCGCGGCCGCGCCGCAGGGGGGCCCCGagaggcgggcgcggggcggcggcgagCTGCGGGCCGTCAGGTTCTCCGTGTCGTCGGGCCGCGCGTGGCCCCGCTCGGGCAGCGGCCGCCTGCTGGAGCGCGCCGGCCCCGCGGGGCCCCCGGCCGGCCGCCTGCCGCTGCTCCGGAGCGGCCTGGCCTGGAAGAGCGAGGCGGCGCTCGACGACCTGCGGGCGCCCCCGGCGGCCCCCGCCGCGGGAGAGCCGTGCCCGGCCGGCCGCGAGCCGCCCGCGGGGGAGGACCGGGGCCCCTTCCCGGTCAAGCTGCGCTCCACCTCCCTGTCCTTGAAGCACAGGGAGGCGGCCTCCGCCGACGGCCGCGCGGGCAAGAGATACAGCGCGGAAGCCCGGGGAGAAAAGGGGGGGCTGGCTCTGCCCCCCAGGGACGAGAGAGGCCAGGCCAAGGCCCCCTCCCCCCGAGGGGCCCGGCCCCCGCACGAGCCCGGGAAGGGGCGGGCGCGGCCGTCGGAGCCGCTCAGCGCCAAGCCGCCGCTGCCCAGGAAGCCGCTGCTGCAGGGCCGCCCCCTGCCGCCCCCGGACGCGGGCCCCGGCGAGCCGGCCCAGGGCGCGGAGCCCCGGCGGGAGCCCGGGCGGGAGCCCCGGCGGGCCGAGGCGCGGTCGCCGCACCGGGCAGCGGGTAAgagcggggccgcggcggggcggggcggggcgcacCTGGCGGGCGCACCTGGCGGGCGCACCCGGGGCTGGGCGGCGGGGTCCTCTTGGCGCCGCTCACGCGCTGGGCTCGGCCAGGGCTTCCGAATAGGGACTGGGGAAGGGGGGAAACAAAGAGCAGGGCGCTGCGGCAGCTGAGAGAACTCAGGGACACGTGAGAGCCCTCAGGTAGCGTGTTCCCGGAGAGCAGCCGGGCCCTGGGGGGACCACGCAACCGCATCCCGCATCCCCCCCTTCGGACGCCCGGTGGGTTCGAGGATCCCGGGACAGATGCGCTCGGCGCAGGTGGCGGCACGCGGGGGCCCGCCTACACCGCTGCTTGGTTATAAAGgaagcatctggctccctgtcaCTGAGTGTccttcccaccttctcccctctctccctgcaccaagaatttttttcctgtttaataaTCAGGCTCATGTGGCCCAGCCTCATGAGGGAAGCATCCCATTTATTGGAGTCACAAGCCTCTGTGAGACAGGAGCcccttggggggcggggggagggcgtTAACTTCCTGTCCCAAAAAGGAGATGGTGGGAAGGCTGGGGCAGAGTGTAAGAATCTTCTAAAGCAACTAACTGTCCTTTAAAATGAGCAGAGACAAAATAGATGACCTTTCGATGTCTTTGACAtttgtcactttttatttttagcgTTTCAGATGAAACAAGAAATCTGTTGGAAGTGGGTATTTGTGGCAGAGCTAAAGGATATTTCTTTACTGGGTTCTTTTATTAATGGAAATCAGTGAGCCAGAAACGAAACCGTACGCACGCGTCATGTGTGCATGTGATGAAGGCCCTAAGGATAAGCTTTTCATggcaaattttatttgaaaaacaaaactttcaggATGTTTTAAGTGGCATCTGTAAGTCCAGGACTCCACTTGAAATACTGCATTGTGGGGCCAAGAAAATAGGAGCCAGTTGTTCTCCTAGGGACCCCATACCTTGAAGAGAGGGTGAAGGACACACGTCTAAGGAAAAATTTAGCTCACAGACAGCAATGTAAAGATGGGGTCAAAGAAAttcttttctgcctccctcctAGGAAGTTAGTGAAAATGCAGTgagtgtctttgtgtgtgtgtgtgtgtgtgtgtgtgtgtgtgtgtagtgctTTAAGTTCTTGGGTGACAGTTCTAGGCAGAAACGCTAGGAAAGTGCCCTCAAAGAGCCTACATGCACAGCCTTCCTGATGCAAGGCCCCTTGGCTCAGTGGTGATTCTTTGCAGCTGCTGCCACCGCCCTACATTAAGATAATCAGTGAGGGAGCTTTGGGAGAGGTTCAAGCCTTCGCTGATGATCCACTCAGCAAATTGCCAGTGAGGTTATTGAAGCTATTGTAGAGTGTTTCAAAAACCCATTGAAATATCACGGGAGGAGGGGGTTTGCTCTGTGCAGATAAAACCCTGACATCAGCACCGTCCACCTTCACGGCCTGGAATTGAAAATGTCTCTCAAGGGCTTGCCGACTGAATGGAGCTTAAACACGGGATAGATACTTGGGTTCATGATCAGAGCTGGAAAAGAAGCTTCAGAGGGCCATGCTTGACATGTCAATAATTTATGACTTCCTCAGCTTAAGCTATGAGAGTTAGGATTGTTTATTGTCAAATGTCTGGAATGGTCTctaaagaccttttttttttctttaatttcaaacATACAATATAGTATTTACCATCAGCCTTACTTAAAAGCATAGTATAAAAGAATTGTCCATTTATTAACATTCTCTAAGCCACAGAAATAACCAATCCAGATGAACTCCAGGGTGAAAGAATCTAGGTTACTTTAGTGCAGAGGTAGTGAT
Proteins encoded in this region:
- the CRACDL gene encoding CRACD-like protein isoform X1 codes for the protein MLKIELNMISTRVMDIKLREAAEGLGEDSTGKKKSKFKTFKKFFGKKKRKESPSATGNSAWKQSQAKSEVIAIESGPVGYDSEDELEESRGALGSRALSHDSIFIPESGQDPTRPVRVFSQENVCDRIKALQLKIQCNVKMGPPPPPGGLPAKRGEDAGMSSEDDGLPRSPPEMSLLPDIGPGTTIKVSVVPSSRPQSPDQLLSRQASDASVSPRTSDSSLAPVADFDYPPEFSSCLDNSAAKHKLLVKPRNQRSSKMRRLSSRAQSESLSDLTCTPEEEEYDEKSLPRVNTEESPNSAQQDTVADRSPEPRGPVTVLQPGGPRARRARLQHCPALSASAEEEEESFLGDNPASRPATPEVPEPEAVAAPCPESTSLPEGSPHHNPKSENQGEEVSLESTCPPAREAADEVACASGDVEIRLSPSIPEGDAAPAETAPATTSDGAPGPDAPDQSVQVELELELTLEAPGPEGAGKGCPEAPSAPSPPAPKSCLKHKAPAAPAAPAAPAASASPGEPPAEERPAGALDAEHPGPEHPGPEAAAAPQGGPERRARGGGELRAVRFSVSSGRAWPRSGSGRLLERAGPAGPPAGRLPLLRSGLAWKSEAALDDLRAPPAAPAAGEPCPAGREPPAGEDRGPFPVKLRSTSLSLKHREAASADGRAGKRYSAEARGEKGGLALPPRDERGQAKAPSPRGARPPHEPGKGRARPSEPLSAKPPLPRKPLLQGRPLPPPDAGPGEPAQGAEPRREPGREPRRAEARSPHRAAEKGPPPAAEGQPAPPWITIARQKRRGTSDQPPNQDDKADKAGARTGKAEIGKPSKAPERAQEPMKQADFVRSKSFLVAPAKPTVDRRQGTKLCLQEGLQRGISLSHQNLAQSAVMTEKELHQLKRASYASTDQPSWMELARKKSQAWSDMPQIIK